AGATTTTTTCACAGAaagaatgcaataaaataagcaaatgaaAAGGGCTGTTTTTAATAGGCCTGTTTTAGTAGGGAGAAAAAAGGTTTTCCCAGGCACTCCCTGCAATGCTATGTGCTGGTAGCATAAGGAACTGTTGTTCCCTACACCCCGCGCTGCAGGCTAGTTTATGCACGGCTGCGTGTGGTTCAGCTGCATTATGGCAGTGCGGGAAGACACTGTGGGGACAGGCCCACGTCAGCGCTGTGTAAATGATACTTGGgtacccccccaacaccccccccccccccaacaggagCAGCAGAGGATGGAAGCGGCCATGAGTGAGATGCAAACCAGGCACGAGGGGGAGGTGGCAGACCTGCGGGCCACTGTGCAGAGACTCATgaaggtgggagggagggagggaggaagggcaCAATGGGGCTCTTTCAGGCTGACTGTTAAGCGGGGTGGGGAACAGAGgattgggggggcagggggcagggggcagggggcaggagtGGAGTGTAGGTGGGTGTTTGGTTTCTGTGCTGGTCAGAGGCAGCAGCTTTCCTTTAAGAAGCACTGTGATCACAAGCAATGGGAAGGTTTGTGTGGAACACTCGTTTTCCAGGTATAACTAAAGTGGGTGTGCAGTGGACTGCTGCCTGGTACTGGTACTGAGTCCAGTTCTACTTTGGTCTGTCAGGTTTTTATCATGTGCCATTTATTATGTCCTACATTATAGtatgggcatttagcagacgctcttatccagagcgacttacacaactttttacatagcatttacattccatccagttatatagctggatatacaTACTGAAACACATATATCGAACCTGAGACctgcaagaccagttccttacattatactacactgccgccccatgTCCTGAATGCATTTCAATAGATTTGGTGATACTGATTGTGTCATCTTTGTTAAAGGTTAGATGAGGGCTTGTGACTATAGGCACTGAGCTGGGTTAGAGAGCACAGGCTGTGAGGCTAAAAAAGCCTGAGATCAGGTCAACGGGGAAATGAtcaacacatttaaacatattACACATCCACTGTTAGATAACCCTTCTTATGGGTAAAGGCTATAAAATCTAAATGCTGTGTGATGTTTCTCCTCTTAAGCGCCCTTCAGACCCAAGATGCTTTAACTACGACAGTTTCTCACTCCAGGGAGATTTCAGTTCTGTGATTTCTGTTATCCTTGTATGAACTGCGTCTAGTGCCCTCCTGGTAGttccacagtgcagtgtgtcattactgtgtgtttcagcaccaggAGGAATCACAGTTTGGCAGTCCCAGAGTGGACGTCCGGCAGCTGAGGAAGCAGATCCGCGAGACAGGGCAGGTACTGGATCGAAACATACTTACCCGCGAGCTCACAGACAGCTACACGGACACTGACAGGCGAGCAAGCAAGTGCTCCACTAGTGTCCACTAACCTAGTCTCACACATGAGcccatatgcatgcatgcacacaggcaatAGACACACGCAGTGTCTCTCACGGTCCGGGTCTCAGTCGCACCGACAGACCCGCCGCCACCCCCTGCTGGTAGACGCCGCTCACCTCCGCGCTCCTCTCCCCAGGAGAACGAGGCGCTGCGGAGCTCCCTCCTCGGCGCGCAGACCAGCGTCTCCATCCTGCAGGCGGAGCTGGACCAGCTGAAGAACGAGTACGCAGACGAGCGCCTGCAGCACGAGAGGTGAGGGTCCGCGCGCAGCCTGAGGCTGCGCAGGAAGGGCCTGAGACAGAGAACCCAGGAAGGGCCTGAGGCTCCACAGGAAGGGCCTGAGACAAATAACCCAGGAAGGGCCTGAGGCTCCACAGAAAGGGCCTGAGACAGAGAACCCAGGAAGGGCCTGAGGCTCCACAGGAAGGGCCTGAGACAGAGAACCCAGGAAGGGCCTGAGGCTCCACAGAGAGAGTCTGAGGCTCCACAGGAAGGGCCTGAGACAGAGAACCCAGGAAGGGCCTGAGGCTCCACAGGAAGGGCCTGAGACAAATAACCCAGGAAGGGCCTGAGGCTCCACAGGAAGGGCCTGAGACAGAGAACCCAGGAAGGGCCTGAGGCTCCACAGAGAGAGTCTGAGGCTCCACAGGAAGAACCTGAGACAGAGAACCCAGGAAGAGTCTGAAACAGAACTCTACAGCAGGTTTTTACCTGTTTCTTTCCTGTTCTAGGGAGAACAGCGACTTGAAAAAGATGCTTGCGGAATGCCAGTCCTACTCCAGCCACATCGGAATCCTCCAGTGAGTCAACAACACGTTAAGTTAACAGGATGTTCCCttagaacagggctgcccatccctgttcctgtagatctaccatcctgcaggttctCACTCCAActttaacaaagcacacatcattcaTTGAGTAGCTAATTagaagaatcaggtgtgccaatgTAGGGTTGAAGTGCAAACGTACAGGAGAGTAGATGTCTAGGAATAGGGTTGGGGTATAAAATGCAAGTATAACGGGAGACATTCTTTGTGCACTAAATGACAATACCTGTTATTTCTTCCCATTTTGTCCCAAGAAATAAGGCTCTTCAGTCCGGTATCAGTGAGCGGTAACACTTTAAAATAAGGTCACATGGTTTGGCATTAACAAGTGTAgttaactactaactactgAACAGTTCATCTATACAGCTTTGTtgatgtatttgtacatcattgaTTCATGTTAAAAACTACAATAGTTAATGCCAGTTTATGTGACCATATTGTAAGGTGTTACCCAGTCAGATCTGTGTAACTACCTGCCTGCCCATCTCCTGCCTTTCAGGGAAGTGAACAGGAAGCTGTACGACAGCAACGACGGGCTGCGGTCAGCGCTGGCCATGAACGCGGCCACCGCCAAGAGGAGGGTACGTTGCCAGGGGCGACCTCTGGGAAGGTGACCCGCCGCCGTCCGTTTCTCCCGTTCTGGGATGTTCAGCTTCTGACggcctgcccctctctctccagctctcgcCCAAAGATGAGACCCCAACCAGGAAGCTCCGGTCCGTTCCGCAGAGCACCCGCAACTGCAGGTGAGGACCTCTCAGAGGTGAACTTACGCCATCGTTGGCCATCTGACTTCAGCATATTTATCTGAAGACTGTGGAACTTTGCCTTTATGCTACATTatatcaggggtgtccagtcatatctgaaaagggccagtgtgggtgcaggcttttgttatagcccagcactaagatgcctgattctacttatcaaggtcttgattgaagaccatgattggttaattagctgaatcaggTGCCATAGTGCTagtctaaaacaaaaacctgcacactggCCCATTTCAGATAAAATTGGGGATCCCTTGCATTGTGCTTAGAACATGTCTTTATCCAGAGAGAAAATGTATACAGCTTGCATTTATACATTCtgtgacagaaataaatattttactgtagaAATTCAGATTGAgtagcttgctcaagggtacaacagtagGTCCCCAGCAGGGATTCAGACCTGCAAGCCTGAGAAATTAGCAGAGTTTCCTGACCGTAATGCGGCACTGCCCCGCTCTCTGAAGTATTGCCAGCGAGGACGAGGCCATGTCTGTCGACTCGACTGGCGGCCAGTACTCCCACGTCACCAGCTGGGCAGAGCGGTACCTGGACGGCAAACCGTCGCCGAGGCTGGGCATGGCGGACGGCTCGAGCAGCGAGTACGACAGCGACAACACCCAGGACTCCGTGGAGACGGTGCACCGCAGCTGCTCCTACACGCCCTCCGACATCGAGGTCAGGCCGGCGTCGGTTCACTGTCGGTTTTCTGTCGGTTCGATCCTGGTTTGCGATGTCTATCATTTTGACAGCGCGATCCCCCTTTGTCCCTGTGCCAGATGTCCGATCTGAAGGCGGAGGACTCGGTTTCCATGGCGCCCAGCAAGACCAGCTCCGTGGCTTCTTCCATTCGCAGGCGACTCTCAGCCTTCACGTCTAAGGTAGGGAAGCCTGTCTGTGACCACACCCGTAGCTTCACCTGTAAGGTAGAGAAGCCTGTCTGTGACAGGTTCAGCTGTAAGGTAGGGAAGCCTGTTTGTGACCACGCCCACAGCTTCACCTGTAAGGTAGGGAAGCCCATCTGTGACCACGCCCACAGCTTCACCTGTAAGGTAGGGAAGCCTGTCTGTGATCACACCCACAGCTTCACCTGTAAGTTAGAGAATTCTACCCAAgatcacacccacacaaataattgaccaaacaaaaatgaacgGCCTTTCTTATGCTTATTATTTGGCAGAACTCACGTTcgtttttcaaacattttggaAGTTGAGGTGGGACAATTTCAGAAACTGTAGCTCAGGTGATGTAGTGACACTACAGCACCAAACGGCAGTCAGAGTTATGACTCTTTCAGGTCTGACATGAATATGTGTTCTTTTGCGCCTACAGCATGTGGATGTAGACACTCCAATCTCTGAAGAGCCCTCCCCCATGTACAGGCTTGTCCTGGCGGGAGACGCGGGTTCGGGGAAGTCCAGTTTCCTGCTCAGGCTGAGCTCAAACGAGTTCAAGGGAGACATGCAGTCGACGCTGGGTAAGGGAAAGATACCGCCGCCAGGTGTTAATGCTACCAAATAAACGGCATGTTTCAGGAGCTTTCCCAAAGCAAGATACCACTTATTTTAAACTGAACTGCACTGAGAAATTTCTCCTGTGTGGTTTAGGTGTGGATTTCCAAATCAAAAGGATGCTGGTGGATGGAGAAAAGACTCATCTGCAGATCTGGGACACTGCTGGACAAGAGAGGTACTTTCAGCAAGAGTCATTCTCAGGGACTCCACATTACAGACTGCTGTTAACAGACAGACTAGCTTGTGTAATAAGAGCCTGTCAGATTGAAATTGGCTCTGTCGCTCCAGCAATGGAAagtcctctctctgtgtttgttctCCTGTCGGAAGGTTCCGGAGCCTTGCCAGGTCCTACTTCCGCAGAGCGCATGGAGTTATACTGCTGTACGACGTCACTTCGGAGACAAGCTTCCTCAGCGTGCGAGAGTGGATGAACCACATTCAGGTATACATATAGTTTGTTAATGGTCTCAAGACTATATTGTGTATATTTCCAGATagtatattttacatttcataaataaatggcGCATTCAGATAGACTTTCAGATAAACCTGGCTTTCAAAACAACTCCGAGTTTACATATCCTTAGTCATCGTGGAGTTGCCCTTCCGTTGTTTGTTTACAGTGTGAGAACACAGCTCTGGGTGTCGAATGAGGTGACATCACAGATAATTACCACATTTTCTATCACGTGAAGGAGAAGCACCAGTTCAGTCAAAAGCTCACCCCTGTTCTTCCCAGGACTCCACGGACGAGCGCCTCCCCACCTGCCTGATCGGGAACAAGGCGGACCTGCGGGCGGCGCTGCCGGAGGGGGGCTGCGTGAGCGCCGCTGACGGGGAGAAGCTAGCCAAGGTGGGACTTCCTTTGTCCTCTGTGTAAACAGGAAGTAGTACTCGTATGCGGGGAAACGGGTGACTAATGGTCTACGACACGCTCTTTCCGCCACAGACGTATAACGCCCTGTTCTGTGAGACCAGCGCCAAAGAGGGAACCAACGTGGTCGAAGCAGTGCTCCATCTTGCACGGTGAACCCCCTTTGCTGATCGCAGAACCTAGTGAAGACCATCGTTAATATTCTGCAGGTGAACAGAGTTGATGTTTTGAGTTCTGTCATCGTGTTTTATTCACGTGTTCTTTCTCTCACCCCACAAAGGGAAGTGAAGAAGCACGCAAAGCTGAGACGGATGTCGGATCCGCGAACAAGGCTGAGTTTGACCAACGAGAAGAAGAAAGCGCTCAGTAGCTGCTGTGGAGTGTAGCCTGAGTGCGTCTGCCAGCTGGAGGAGCCGGTAACCCTTCAGACTGTATTCCAGCAGTTTCCACACGATGCTAAAGGTGTACTTGTATTCCAGCAGTTTCCACACGGTGCGACCATGCTAAAGGTGTACTTGTATTCCAGCAGTTTCCACACGATGCTAAAGGTGTACTTTTATTACAGTGGTTTTCACACGGTGCACTTCCTTTCTGGAAATCTGATTTCTAggagttttaaaatgttttgtatttcttttaagtACACCTGGAGCATGCTTTTGAATTAAGAGATTTCGTTAACTTGGCGGTTTCCTTACTGCCAGACTTTTTCCGAGGACAACACAAAAAGGTACGcttatctgtttttatttttttgttaagaaaatGTCTGTAAAATCAAAAACACTGAAGCACTGGACTACAGTAAATACTGTAACTAAGATGCCACCAAATGTTTGAACACAAGAATCGGGCTCCACGGGGATAATGCAGaactgtattt
Above is a genomic segment from Anguilla rostrata isolate EN2019 chromosome 16, ASM1855537v3, whole genome shotgun sequence containing:
- the rasef2 gene encoding ras and EF-hand domain-containing protein, giving the protein MDRPDLQRLFSACDVNKSGKIEYEDFTVVCRELNVPNTEVKTLFNKFDIERVGYVDFGDFLARFNEVSETLDFTALGEVQHGRSAWDEFEDTMEGDTSYLGGAREQLAELYQQIHSTSDIALLRQCETVIKTLVKDCKDQVSESQQLETSLRRVEEMTSRQLTELEEDLQEQLLQMEKRVKAEEQQRMEAAMSEMQTRHEGEVADLRATVQRLMKHQEESQFGSPRVDVRQLRKQIRETGQENEALRSSLLGAQTSVSILQAELDQLKNEYADERLQHERENSDLKKMLAECQSYSSHIGILQEVNRKLYDSNDGLRSALAMNAATAKRRLSPKDETPTRKLRSVPQSTRNCSIASEDEAMSVDSTGGQYSHVTSWAERYLDGKPSPRLGMADGSSSEYDSDNTQDSVETVHRSCSYTPSDIEMSDLKAEDSVSMAPSKTSSVASSIRRRLSAFTSKHVDVDTPISEEPSPMYRLVLAGDAGSGKSSFLLRLSSNEFKGDMQSTLGVDFQIKRMLVDGEKTHLQIWDTAGQERFRSLARSYFRRAHGVILLYDVTSETSFLSVREWMNHIQDSTDERLPTCLIGNKADLRAALPEGGCVSAADGEKLAKTYNALFCETSAKEGTNVVEAVLHLAREVKKHAKLRRMSDPRTRLSLTNEKKKALSSCCGV